A genomic region of Miscanthus floridulus cultivar M001 chromosome 3, ASM1932011v1, whole genome shotgun sequence contains the following coding sequences:
- the LOC136545712 gene encoding homeobox-leucine zipper protein ROC6-like isoform X1, translating into MQAKAVVQKSKAAQRETAALTAENMSLRKAILTNSCFTCGGAMVPAELPAENRRLLMENMRLRVECIRATALLNQILRSAPPAERRPPAVVACRPVLSVGEGASKADRAARLRRHAEAAMDQFLLLATKGEPLWLPTPDGEELSYLGYQKKATLPVHHGFCPDGFIMEATRETGMVRAFVADLIVMLTDAKRWSEMFPGIVAGVTANGAISGGVLGSRIQLMNAELWVQSPRLLNRSINFLRYNKRVAEGQWAVMNVSVDGILGPLGSRTADAAAVANNTGCRLLPSGCLIEDMGNGYCKITWVVHAEYDETAVPTMFRPLLRSGKALGAHRWLASLQRQCEYLAVLHSIQVPRGDNDNTASTAAAISSMGKRGILELAQRMMTVFYSAVSGPVTQPSSNLYEWPASAGTGARRTDAAVRMVTWKKAGSVADLVLSSSTTVWLPNTPPQLVFQYLCDGQSRGEWDVFANGEAVTELYSVATGHLHGNAASVQYSNVMTDGTNSKKVLILQQACTDASCSMVVYAPLEEDFMRAVMDGGDHASVFLMPSGFAILPDGHGRARHAPSSSSAPVGRDNTAGSLLTMACQALLPGSSPSDNHAADGAFDDVGKLLCHALKKIKAAVKANIVIPA; encoded by the exons ATGCAG GCAAAGGCTGTGGTGCAGAAGAGCAAGGCGGCTCAGCGGGAGACTGCTGCACTGACGGCCGAGAACATGTCGCTTCGCAAGGCCATACTGACCAACTCCTGCTTCACATGCGGCGGCGCAATGGTGCCCGCCGAGCTGCCGGCCGAGAACCGGCGCTTGCTGATGGAGAACATGAGGCTCAGGGTCGAGTGCATACGCGCCACCGCCCTGCTCAACCAGATCTTGCGCTCGGCACCCCCAGCCGAGCGGCGCCCACCAGCAGTCGTCGCCTGCCGCCCTGTGCTGTCCGTCGGCGAAGGGGCCAGCAAGGCCGACCGCGCTGCTCGTCTCCGCAGGCACGCGGAGGCTGCCATGGACCAGTTCCTACTGCTCGCGACCAAGGGGGAGCCGCTGTGGCTGCCCACCCCCGACGGGGAGGAGCTCAGCTACCTGGGGTACCAAAAGAAAGCGACACTCCCGGTGCACCATGGGTTCTGCCCGGACGGATTCATCATGGAGGCCACCAGGGAGACTGGCATGGTCAGAGCCTTTGTCGCCGACCTCATCGTCATGCTTACAGACGCG AAGCGCTGGTCTGAGATGTTCCCCGGCATCGTGGCTGGTGTGACCGCCAATGGTGCCATCTCCGGTGGCGTCTTGGGTTCACGTATTCAGCTG ATGAACGCAGAGCTGTGGGTGCAGTCGCCACGTCTGCTCAACCGCAGCATCAACTTTCTGAGGTATAACAAGCGGGTGGCCGAGGGGCAGTGGGCTGTGATGAACGTGTCCGTCGACGGCATCCTTGGACCGCTAGGCAGCCGCACCGCTGATGCCGCCGCTGTTGCAAACAACACAGGCTGCAGGCTGCTGCCGTCCGGCTGCCTCATTGAGGACATGGGCAATGGCTACTGCAAG ATCACATGGGTTGTCCACGCGGAGTACGACGAGACCGCAGTGCCAACAATGTTCAGGCCACTGCTCCGCTCTGGGAAGGCTCTCGGCGCGCATCGCTGGCTCGCGTCGCTGCAGAGGCAGTGTGAATACCTCGCTGTTCTGCACTCCATCCAGGTCCCAAGAGGCGACAACGACAACACAG CTTCCACTGCAGCTGCCATTTCGTCAATGGGGAAGAGGGGGATCCTGGAGCTGGCACAGAGGATGATGACGGTTTTCTACTCGGCTGTCTCTGGTCCCGTCACTCAGCCGTCCAGCAACCTCTACGAGTGGCCTGCTAGCGCTGGCACAGGCGCCAGAAGGACTGACGCAGCTGTGCGCATGGTGACCTGGAAGAAAGCCGGCAGCGTGGCTGACCTGGTGCTGAGCTCCAGCACCACGGTGTGGCTGCCGAACACGCCGCCGCAGCTTGTGTTCCAGTACCTCTGCGATGGCCAGAGCCGCGGCGAGTGGGACGTCTTCGCCAATGGCGAGGCGGTGACTGAGCTCTACTCTGTGGCCACGGGCCATCTCCATGGCAATGCTGCCTCCGTGCAATACTCCAAT GTGATGACCGATGGAACCAACAGCAAGAAGGTGCTGATCTTGCAACAGGCGTGCACCGACGCGTCATGCTCCATGGTGGTCTACGCTCCCCTCGAAGAGGATTTCATGCGTGCGGTCATGGACGGTGGCGACCACGCCTCTGTCTTCCTCATGCCGTCTGGGTTCGCCATCCTTCCGGACGGCCATGGCAGGGCTCGCCATGCTCCGAGCTCCTCCAGCGCTCCCGTCGGCCGCGACAACACTGCTGGGTCCCTGCTCACTATGGCATGTCAGGCGCTGCTGCCCGGCTCATCCCCGTCTGACAACCATGCTGCTGATGGGGCCTTCGACGACGTTGGCAAGCTGCTCTGTCATGCACTGAAGAAGATCAAGGCTGCCGTCAAGGCCAACATCGTCATCCCAGCTTGA
- the LOC136545712 gene encoding homeobox-leucine zipper protein ROC6-like isoform X2, which translates to MQAKAVVQKSKAAQRETAALTAENMSLRKAILTNSCFTCGGAMVPAELPAENRRLLMENMRLRVECIRATALLNQILRSAPPAERRPPAVVACRPVLSVGEGASKADRAARLRRHAEAAMDQFLLLATKGEPLWLPTPDGEELSYLGYQKKATLPVHHGFCPDGFIMEATRETGMVRAFVADLIVMLTDAKRWSEMFPGIVAGVTANGAISGGVLGSRIQLMNAELWVQSPRLLNRSINFLRYNKRVAEGQWAVMNVSVDGILGPLGSRTADAAAVANNTGCRLLPSGCLIEDMGNGYCKITWVVHAEYDETAVPTMFRPLLRSGKALGAHRWLASLQRQCEYLAVLHSIQVPRGDNDNTAAISSMGKRGILELAQRMMTVFYSAVSGPVTQPSSNLYEWPASAGTGARRTDAAVRMVTWKKAGSVADLVLSSSTTVWLPNTPPQLVFQYLCDGQSRGEWDVFANGEAVTELYSVATGHLHGNAASVQYSNVMTDGTNSKKVLILQQACTDASCSMVVYAPLEEDFMRAVMDGGDHASVFLMPSGFAILPDGHGRARHAPSSSSAPVGRDNTAGSLLTMACQALLPGSSPSDNHAADGAFDDVGKLLCHALKKIKAAVKANIVIPA; encoded by the exons ATGCAG GCAAAGGCTGTGGTGCAGAAGAGCAAGGCGGCTCAGCGGGAGACTGCTGCACTGACGGCCGAGAACATGTCGCTTCGCAAGGCCATACTGACCAACTCCTGCTTCACATGCGGCGGCGCAATGGTGCCCGCCGAGCTGCCGGCCGAGAACCGGCGCTTGCTGATGGAGAACATGAGGCTCAGGGTCGAGTGCATACGCGCCACCGCCCTGCTCAACCAGATCTTGCGCTCGGCACCCCCAGCCGAGCGGCGCCCACCAGCAGTCGTCGCCTGCCGCCCTGTGCTGTCCGTCGGCGAAGGGGCCAGCAAGGCCGACCGCGCTGCTCGTCTCCGCAGGCACGCGGAGGCTGCCATGGACCAGTTCCTACTGCTCGCGACCAAGGGGGAGCCGCTGTGGCTGCCCACCCCCGACGGGGAGGAGCTCAGCTACCTGGGGTACCAAAAGAAAGCGACACTCCCGGTGCACCATGGGTTCTGCCCGGACGGATTCATCATGGAGGCCACCAGGGAGACTGGCATGGTCAGAGCCTTTGTCGCCGACCTCATCGTCATGCTTACAGACGCG AAGCGCTGGTCTGAGATGTTCCCCGGCATCGTGGCTGGTGTGACCGCCAATGGTGCCATCTCCGGTGGCGTCTTGGGTTCACGTATTCAGCTG ATGAACGCAGAGCTGTGGGTGCAGTCGCCACGTCTGCTCAACCGCAGCATCAACTTTCTGAGGTATAACAAGCGGGTGGCCGAGGGGCAGTGGGCTGTGATGAACGTGTCCGTCGACGGCATCCTTGGACCGCTAGGCAGCCGCACCGCTGATGCCGCCGCTGTTGCAAACAACACAGGCTGCAGGCTGCTGCCGTCCGGCTGCCTCATTGAGGACATGGGCAATGGCTACTGCAAG ATCACATGGGTTGTCCACGCGGAGTACGACGAGACCGCAGTGCCAACAATGTTCAGGCCACTGCTCCGCTCTGGGAAGGCTCTCGGCGCGCATCGCTGGCTCGCGTCGCTGCAGAGGCAGTGTGAATACCTCGCTGTTCTGCACTCCATCCAGGTCCCAAGAGGCGACAACGACAACACAG CTGCCATTTCGTCAATGGGGAAGAGGGGGATCCTGGAGCTGGCACAGAGGATGATGACGGTTTTCTACTCGGCTGTCTCTGGTCCCGTCACTCAGCCGTCCAGCAACCTCTACGAGTGGCCTGCTAGCGCTGGCACAGGCGCCAGAAGGACTGACGCAGCTGTGCGCATGGTGACCTGGAAGAAAGCCGGCAGCGTGGCTGACCTGGTGCTGAGCTCCAGCACCACGGTGTGGCTGCCGAACACGCCGCCGCAGCTTGTGTTCCAGTACCTCTGCGATGGCCAGAGCCGCGGCGAGTGGGACGTCTTCGCCAATGGCGAGGCGGTGACTGAGCTCTACTCTGTGGCCACGGGCCATCTCCATGGCAATGCTGCCTCCGTGCAATACTCCAAT GTGATGACCGATGGAACCAACAGCAAGAAGGTGCTGATCTTGCAACAGGCGTGCACCGACGCGTCATGCTCCATGGTGGTCTACGCTCCCCTCGAAGAGGATTTCATGCGTGCGGTCATGGACGGTGGCGACCACGCCTCTGTCTTCCTCATGCCGTCTGGGTTCGCCATCCTTCCGGACGGCCATGGCAGGGCTCGCCATGCTCCGAGCTCCTCCAGCGCTCCCGTCGGCCGCGACAACACTGCTGGGTCCCTGCTCACTATGGCATGTCAGGCGCTGCTGCCCGGCTCATCCCCGTCTGACAACCATGCTGCTGATGGGGCCTTCGACGACGTTGGCAAGCTGCTCTGTCATGCACTGAAGAAGATCAAGGCTGCCGTCAAGGCCAACATCGTCATCCCAGCTTGA